One genomic segment of Schistosoma haematobium chromosome 6, whole genome shotgun sequence includes these proteins:
- the STT3B gene encoding Dolichyl-diphosphooligosaccharide--protein glycosyltransferase subunit stt3b (EggNog:ENOG4103303~COG:O~CAZy:GT66): MLGLAAGGFSSVSTNGRTGLVTFCILLLAWVVGFIIRLFSVIRFESVIHEFDPWFNYRATKQMVENSFENFYNWFDSTAWYPLGRIVGGTVYPGLMVTSGFIHYMCHLLSFPVHIREVCVFLAPVFSGMTAIATYFFTKEIWNEGAGLFAACFIAIAPGYISRSTAGSYDNEGIAIFALMFTYYLWIKAVKTGKVLWAAFCAIAYFYMVSAWGGYVFIINLIPLHIFVLLIMQRYSAKLYVAYTTFFILGLIMSMQIPFVGFQPLRTSEHMASIGVFALLQVVAFFKYLQTRVPSDTLKQLFTFGAIFSAGVIFVVVVGLTYAGVIAPWSGRFYSLWDTGYAKIHIPIITSVSEHQPTSWASFFFDLHVLIATFPAGVRLCFNNLNDERVFVILYAIFASYFAGVMVRLMLTLTPIVCVFSAIAFSRVFELFLNEQDNEINVATNQSNNEQNSVDKRLYDKPNKANKKVNYPSQDTPTSTTIGSQSKQQSSGNNGSNMRAVAYVLIIFILYLFVSHCVWVSSNAYSSPSIVLASYGKDGSRYILDDFREAYFWLWQNTKENARVMSWWDYGYQIAGMGNRTTLVDNNTWNNSHIALVGKAMASNESEAYKTIQSLDVDYVLVIFGGYIGYSGDDINKFLWMVRIGGGEHPNEIRERDFLTSTGDYRIDKSASETMLNCLMYKLSYYRFGEVRLDMRTPLGFDRTRGSEIGRKNFELDYLEEAFTSKHWLVRIYRVLPPENLPHLSRTRRRIHHRASGKSRLNNRGRLNTPSKGSSKHFT, encoded by the exons ATGCTTGGTCTTGCTGCTGGTGGGTTTTCTTCGGTCTCAACTAACGGGCGTACGGGGCTTGTAACATTCTGTATTCTGCTGCTGGCATGGGTTGTTGGATTTATTATACGTCTTTTCTCAGTTATACGTTTTGAAAGTGTCATTCATGAGTTTGATCCTTGGTTTAATTACCGAGCCACCAAGCAGATGGTCGAAAATAGTTTCGAGAACTTTTACAATTGGTTTGACAGCACTGCGTGGTACCCACTTGGGAGGATTGTTGGAGGCACTGTCTATCCTGGTTTAATGGTTACTTCAG GTTTTATTCACTACATGTGTCACCTTTTGAGTTTTCCGGTTCACATTCGTGAAGTTTGTGTTTTCCTCGCCCCTGTATTCAGTGGCATGACTGCTATTGCGACTTATTTTTTCACGAAGGAAATATGGAATGAAGGAGCGGGTTTGTTTGCTGCCTGCTTCATCGCCATCG CTCCCGGATATATAAGTCGTTCAACCGCCGGCAGTTATGATAATGAGGGAATCGCAATTTTCGCACTAATGTTTACGTACTACTTGTGGATTAAAGCTGTCAAAACAGGAAAAGTTCTTTGGGCCGCGTTTTGTGCTATTGCATATTTTTACATGGTATCTGCTTGGGGTGGTTATGTGTTCATTATAAACCTCATTCCATTACACATTTTTGTACTTCTAATCATGCAGAGATATAGCGCGAAACTGTACGTGGCTTACACAACCTTCTTCATCTTGGGTTTAATAATGTCGATGCAAATACCATTTGTTGGTTTTCAACCACTAcgcactagtgaacatatggcATCAATAGGAGTGTTCGCACTTCTTCAA GTTGTTGCTTTTTTCAAATATCTACAAACCCGTGTTCCCTCTGATACACTGAAGCAATTATTTACATTTGGTGCCATTTTTTCTGCTGGAGTTATATTTGTTGTTGTAGTTGGGCTAACATATGCTGGTGTTATTGCACCATGGAGTGGCAG gTTTTATTCTCTTTGGGATACTGGTTATGCTAAGATACATATTCCAATTATAACATCCGTTTCTGAGCATCAACCAACTTCATGGGCATCTTTCTTTTTTGATCTTCATGTATTAATTGCTACATTTCCAGCTGGTGTTAGACTTTGCTTTAACAATTTAAATGATGAACGTGTTTTTGTTATTCTCTATGCAATATTTGCATCATATTTTGCTGGCGTTATGGTTCGTCTTATGCTTACATTAACACCAATTGTATGTGTGTTTTCTGCTATTGCATTTTCACGTGTCTTTGAATTATTCTTAAATGAACAagataatgaaattaatgttgCGACAAATCAATCTAATAATGAACAGAATTCTGTTGATAAACGTTTGTATGATAAACCGAACAAGGCAAATAAAAAG GTGAACTATCCTAGTCAAGACACGCCAACAAGTACCACCATTGGTAGTCAGTCAAAGCAACAATCATCAGGAAACAATGGGAGTAATATGCGTGCAGTCGCCTACGTTTTGATTATATTCATTCTATATCTGTTTGTTTCACATTGTGTTTGGGTGTCATCCAATGCTTATTCAAGCCCGTCTATTGTGTTGGCTTCATATGGTAAAGATGGATCTCGATATATCCTGGATGACTTCCG TGAGGCTTATTTCTGGTTATGGcaaaatacaaaagaaaatgCTCGAGTTATGTCATGGTGGGATTATGGATATCAAATAGCAGGAATGGGTAACCGCACTACTCTAGTTGATAATAACACATGGAATAATAGTCATATCGCATTAGTTGGTAAAGCTATGGCATCAAATGAATCAGAAGCCTATAAA ACTATTCAAAGTTTAGATGTGGATTACGTGCTGGTCATATTCGGTGGTTACATTGGTTACAGTGGTGATGATATTAATAAATTCTTATGGATGGTGCGTATTGGTGGCGGTGAACATCCTAATGAAATTCGTGAAAGAGACTTTCTAACTTCAACA gGTGATTATCGTATAGATAAAAGTGCTTCTGAGACGATGCTTAATTGTTTAATGTATAAATTAAGCTATTATCGGTTTGGTGAAGTTCGTTTAGATATGCGAACACCACTTGGATTTGATCGTACTAGAGGATCTGAAATTGGTCGTAAAAATTTTGAATTAGATTACTTAGAGGAAGCTTTTACATCGAAACATTGGCTTGTAAGAATTTATCGTGTACTACCTCCTGAAAATCTACCACATCTATCGCGTACACGTCGTCGGATTCACCATCGAGCTTCAGGGAAATCTCGTCTGAATAACCGTGGCCGACTCAATACACCTAGTAAAGGTTCATCCAAacatttcacttaa